A genomic segment from Gadus morhua chromosome 4, gadMor3.0, whole genome shotgun sequence encodes:
- the LOC115543109 gene encoding dipeptidyl peptidase 4 produces the protein MVSVAKVLLGVLGFALVVILIAVPTAIYLSDDTGSDSRRPFSLEDVFNDTLNPRSYNLRWISDNEYLHQTNGSVLRHNAESGQFEEFLNQTLFFDLNAKDYQLSADHKYVAFMSNFTKQWRHSYYATYTIYDVVNRQFVDTGIQDNVQFLAWAPEGNGLAYVWENDVYVMSNAISPAKRVTNNGEHNVILNGIPDWVYEEEMYSSNQALWWSPGGKNVAYAQFNDTGVHNIEYSWYGEEQYPTTVVIPYPKPGTPNPVAKLFVVNANDPRTVMPVIIPAFFNTGDHYLATVTWVTDDRLAVQWLKRKQEYLLLQIYHLVMGSWVTQEHLALHQTNGWIGRFSPDEPVFAADESYYLVMSNSYGYKHIHHVVGGVATPITTGTWEVVNILKVMADGTVYYSSNEDGARAGGRNVYKLTSNGTSTQRECLTCTFHKDCQYNSASFSYNASFYRVSCQGPGSPRYSLINNINKTEETILEDNTQFLNLISNIRTPTMERGILKVGGIDIEYQMTLPPGFSESNKYPLLVDVYAGPCSQKADYRYRLGWSEYLASTENIIVASFDGRGSGYRGDKLMHAIYRRLGTFEVEDQIAAVQEITKKGFIDEGRIAIWGWSYGGYVTSMALGAGSGVFKCGMAVAPVSKWEYYDSIYTERYMNELKDNKHFYMNSTVTARAKEFHSVQYLLVHGLADDNVHFQQAAQISKALVEEEVDFEAMWYTDKDHGLEGAANEHVYTQLSHFLLRCFA, from the exons TCTGAGGTGGATTTCAG ACAATGAGTACCTGCACCAGACCAACGGCTCGGTGCTCCGACACAACGCCGAATCCGGACAGTTTGAAGAGTTCTTGAACCAAACGCTATTT TTCGATCTCAATGCCAAAGATTACCAGCTGTCAGCCGACCACAAGTACGTGGCGTTCATGAGTAACTTCACAAAG CAATGGAGACATTCGTACTACGCCACCTACACCATTTACGACGTCGTCAACCG GCAATTCGTAGACACTGGAATCCAAGACAATGTCCAGTTTTTAGCATGGGCCCCCGAAGGAAATGGACTG GCCTACGTCTGGGAGAACGACGTGTACGTGATGAGCAACGCCATCAGCCCAGCAAAAAGGGTCACCAATAACGGAGAACACAATGTCATCCTGAACGGCATCCCCGACTGGGTGTACGAGG AGGAGATGTACTCGTCCAATCAAGCGCTGTGGTGGTCGCCGGGCGGAAAGAACGTGGCCTATGCCCAGTTCAACGACACGGGTGTCCACAACATCGAGTACTCCTGGTACGGAGAGGAGCAGTACCCCACCACTGTCGTCATCCCCTACCCCAAG CCTGGAACCCCAAACCCTGTCGCCAAGCTGTTTGTGGTCAACGCAAATGACCCACGAACGGTCATGCCAGTCATCATTCCGGCCTTCTTTAACACAGG CGATCACTACCTGGCGACGGTCACCTGGGTAACGGACGACCGCCTGGCCGTTCAGTGGCTGAAGAGGAAACAAGAATACCTCCTCCTGCAGATCTACCACTTGGTCATGGGTTCCTGGGTTACTCAGGAG CACCTGGCATTGCATCAAACTAATGGCTGGATCGGCAGG TTTTCCCCAGATGAACCTGTGTTTGCGGCAGATGAATCATATTACCTAGTGATGAGCAACAGCTACGGATATAAACACATCCATCATGTGGTTGGG GGAGTTGCCACGCCCATCACCACCGGGACGTGGGAAGTGGTCAACATCCTCAAAGTGATGGCTGATGGCACCGT GTATTATTCAAGTAATGAAGACGGCGCTAGAGCCGGAGGCCGCAATGTTTacaa GTTGACCTCCAACGGAACGTCAACCCAAAGGGAGTGTCTGACGTGCACATTTCATAAAGACTGCCAATACAACTCAGCCTCCTTCAGCTACAACGCCTCCTTCTACCGTGTGTCCTGCCAGG GTCCTGGCAGTCCGCGTTACTCCCTcattaacaacataaacaaaacag AGGAAACAATCCTGGAAGACAACACTCAATTCCTCAACCTCATCTCCAACATCAGGACTCCAACCATGGAGCGCGGCATCCTCAAGGTCGGAGGGATCG ACATCGAGTATCAAATGACTTTACCACCCGGCTTCAGCGAGTCTAATAAGTATCCCTTACTGGTGGACGT ATACGCGGGTCCGTGCAGCCAGAAGGCAGACTACCGCTACAGGCTGGGCTGGTCCGAGTACCTGGCCAGCACTGAGAACATCATCGTGGCCAGCTTTGACGGAAGGGGAAGCGGTTACCGGGGTGACAAGCTAATGCACGCCATTTATCGGCGTCTGGGAACCTTTGAGGTGGAAGATCAAATCGCCGCTGTCCA agaaataacaaaaaagggCTTCATCGACGAGGGACGGATTGCAATTTGGGGCTGG TCCTACGGAGGCTACGTAACATCCATGGCGCTGGGAGCAGGAAGTGGAGTGTTTAAATGTGGAATGGCCGTGGCACCTGTGTCCAAGTGGGAGTATTATG ATTCTATCTATACGGAGAGGTACATGAACGAACTTAAGGACAACAAACATTTCTACATG AATTCAACAGTCACTGCCAGGGCCAAGGAGTTCCATTCAGTGCAATACCTCCTGGTTCACGGCTTAGCAGACG ACAACGTCCACTTCCAGCAGGCAGCACAGATTTCTAAAGCactggtggaggaagaggtcgACTTTGAGGCCATG TGGTACACCGACAAGGACCACGGCCTGGAGGGGGCAGCCAACGAGCATGTCTACACACAGTTGAGCCACTTCCTGCTGAGATGCTTCGCCTGA